The following proteins come from a genomic window of Micromonospora zamorensis:
- a CDS encoding VOC family protein, with translation MGIHRLNHAVLYVSDLARSVAFYSDVLGFRPVAMTPDGFRGATFLQAPDSTNDHDLGLFEIGATAGRSTAGRATVGLYHLAWEVDTLDELAATAERLAAAGALAGTSDHGTTKSLYGKDPDGLEFEIVWLIPADLLDDSALAARKQIGRLDLDAERQRYGGQTRGGVGISVPA, from the coding sequence ATGGGTATCCACCGGCTCAACCACGCGGTCCTCTACGTCAGTGACCTCGCCCGCAGTGTCGCGTTCTACAGCGACGTGCTGGGCTTCCGCCCGGTGGCGATGACCCCGGACGGCTTCCGGGGTGCCACCTTCCTCCAGGCCCCCGACTCCACCAACGACCACGACCTCGGCCTGTTCGAGATCGGTGCCACCGCCGGGCGGTCAACCGCCGGTCGGGCCACCGTCGGCCTCTACCACCTCGCCTGGGAGGTGGACACTCTCGACGAGTTGGCCGCCACCGCCGAGCGACTCGCCGCCGCCGGCGCGCTGGCCGGCACCTCCGACCACGGCACGACCAAGAGCCTCTACGGCAAGGACCCGGACGGTCTGGAGTTCGAGATCGTCTGGCTGATCCCCGCCGACCTGCTCGACGACAGCGCGCTGGCCGCCCGCAAGCAGATCGGTCGGCTCGACCTGGACGCCGAGCGGCAGCGCTACGGCGGGCAGACCAGGGGCGGAGTGGGGATCTCCGTCCCGGCCTGA
- a CDS encoding DUF4236 domain-containing protein, with protein sequence MGLMFRKRKKYGPIILNFTENGFSSWSIKIGRWSWNSKAKAHRVDLPGPLSWKQDKSRS encoded by the coding sequence ATGGGCCTCATGTTTCGCAAGCGCAAGAAGTACGGTCCGATCATCCTGAACTTCACCGAGAACGGCTTCTCCTCGTGGAGCATCAAGATCGGTCGCTGGTCCTGGAACTCGAAGGCCAAGGCGCACCGGGTCGACCTGCCGGGTCCGCTGTCTTGGAAGCAGGACAAGTCCCGGTCGTAA
- a CDS encoding ABC transporter ATP-binding protein produces the protein MSTDKILFDKVSKTFGVRATRRGSAGAVTALDQVTLGVRPGEFLVVVGPSGCGKSTLLDLLGGLTRPTAGQVLVDGRPVTGPGLDRGIVFQQYALLPWRTAAGNVAFGLEAKGVPRADRAALIEHHLDLVGLRGFADRYPHELSGGMKQRVAIARSLAYDPDVLLMDEPFAALDAQTRDSLQDELVRIWARTGKTIVFITHGIDEAVHLGQRVAVLTSRPGRLKQVIDIDLGDRDAVEDVRSTDAFRHHRHEIWTLLRDEVRAAQAAEGTGVRHTEEARVG, from the coding sequence GTGAGCACCGACAAGATCCTCTTCGACAAGGTGAGCAAGACCTTCGGAGTCCGCGCCACCCGGCGCGGCAGCGCTGGCGCGGTCACCGCGCTGGACCAGGTGACCCTTGGGGTACGCCCCGGCGAGTTCCTGGTCGTCGTCGGCCCCAGCGGTTGCGGCAAATCCACACTGCTCGACCTGCTCGGCGGGCTCACCCGGCCAACGGCGGGCCAGGTGCTCGTCGACGGTCGGCCCGTCACCGGCCCCGGCCTCGATCGGGGCATCGTCTTCCAGCAGTACGCGCTGCTGCCCTGGCGCACCGCCGCCGGCAACGTCGCGTTCGGGCTGGAGGCCAAGGGCGTGCCCCGGGCCGACCGTGCCGCCCTGATCGAGCACCACCTGGACCTGGTCGGTCTGCGCGGCTTCGCCGACCGCTACCCGCACGAGCTGTCCGGTGGGATGAAACAGCGGGTCGCGATCGCCCGCAGCCTCGCGTACGACCCGGACGTCCTGTTGATGGACGAGCCGTTCGCCGCCCTCGACGCGCAGACCCGCGACTCGTTGCAGGACGAGCTGGTGCGGATCTGGGCCCGCACCGGCAAGACCATCGTGTTCATCACCCACGGCATCGACGAGGCAGTGCACCTCGGTCAGCGGGTGGCCGTGCTGACCTCCCGGCCTGGACGACTCAAACAGGTCATCGACATCGACCTCGGTGACCGGGACGCGGTCGAGGACGTGCGCTCCACCGACGCGTTCCGGCACCACCGGCACGAGATCTGGACCCTGCTGCGCGACGAGGTGCGTGCCGCTCAGGCGGCCGAGGGCACCGGCGTCCGCCACACCGAGGAGGCCCGCGTTGGTTGA
- a CDS encoding MarR family winged helix-turn-helix transcriptional regulator, which translates to MAVMTRWLDPDEQRTWRAYLTASRVLMDTLDRELQREAGMPHAYYEILVQLSEAPGRQLRMSELAQAAGSSRSRLSHAVARLEAAGWVRREECPTDRRGQIAVLTDEGFATLAAAAPGHVEGVRRHLFDALSPAQVDQLRRISETLAEHLTGS; encoded by the coding sequence ATGGCTGTCATGACCCGCTGGCTGGACCCCGACGAGCAACGCACCTGGCGCGCGTACCTCACCGCCTCCCGGGTGCTGATGGACACGCTCGACCGCGAGCTGCAACGCGAGGCGGGCATGCCGCACGCGTACTACGAGATCCTGGTCCAACTCTCCGAGGCACCCGGCCGCCAACTGCGGATGAGCGAGCTGGCCCAGGCCGCCGGCTCGTCGCGCAGCCGGCTGTCGCACGCCGTGGCCCGGCTGGAGGCCGCCGGCTGGGTGCGCCGCGAGGAGTGCCCCACCGACCGACGAGGGCAGATCGCGGTGCTCACCGACGAGGGTTTCGCCACCCTCGCGGCCGCCGCGCCCGGCCACGTCGAGGGGGTACGACGGCACCTGTTCGACGCGTTGAGCCCCGCCCAGGTCGACCAGCTGCGCCGGATCAGCGAGACGTTGGCCGAGCACCTGACCGGATCCTGA
- a CDS encoding putative leader peptide produces MSQRDELLLTARVHVDLVRHASALC; encoded by the coding sequence ATGTCGCAGCGGGATGAGCTTCTCCTCACCGCTCGTGTGCACGTCGACCTGGTCCGGCACGCGAGCGCGCTCTGTTGA
- a CDS encoding response regulator transcription factor, with translation MRLLVVEDEARLAAALQRGLQAEGFAVDVAGTGPAGLDAARHGGYDAMILDVMLPGLSGYELVRRLRAEQHWLPVLMLSAKDGEYDQADGLDCGADDYLTKPFSYVVLLARLRALLRRGAPERPAVLAVGDLRLDPARRRVTRADDEVTLTAREFALLDYLMRRPGQVVSKTELLDHVWDASVETAPNAVEVYVGYLRRKLGRDRLETVRGAGYRLAT, from the coding sequence GTGCGCTTGCTGGTGGTGGAGGACGAAGCCCGGTTGGCGGCCGCCCTGCAACGCGGCCTACAGGCGGAGGGGTTCGCGGTGGATGTGGCAGGGACCGGTCCGGCCGGCCTGGACGCGGCCCGCCACGGCGGGTACGACGCGATGATCCTCGACGTGATGCTGCCCGGCCTCTCCGGCTACGAGCTGGTCCGGCGGCTGCGGGCCGAGCAGCACTGGTTGCCGGTGCTGATGCTCTCCGCCAAGGACGGCGAGTACGACCAGGCCGACGGCCTCGACTGCGGGGCCGACGACTATCTGACCAAACCCTTCTCGTACGTGGTGCTGCTGGCCCGGTTGCGGGCGCTGCTGCGCCGTGGCGCGCCGGAACGCCCGGCGGTGCTGGCGGTCGGTGACCTGCGACTGGATCCGGCCCGCCGACGGGTGACCCGGGCCGACGACGAGGTGACCCTGACCGCGCGGGAGTTCGCGCTGCTGGACTACCTGATGCGCCGGCCCGGCCAGGTCGTCTCCAAGACCGAGCTGCTGGACCACGTCTGGGACGCGAGCGTGGAGACCGCGCCGAACGCCGTCGAGGTGTATGTCGGTTACCTGCGCCGCAAGCTCGGCCGCGACCGGCTGGAGACGGTCCGGGGCGCCGGTTACCGGCTGGCGACGTGA
- a CDS encoding ABC transporter permease, which translates to MVDIAERPTRLAAAPAVPPAAVDATRPALAGRLLGVGGKVLHRTVAIAALAATWEGAPRLGLVDRVFLPPLSEVLVAWWELLRSGQLAEHVGASLTRSLAGLGLAVLTAIPLGLLIGWYRPLAELLSPLLEVFRNTAALALLPVFVLILGLGETSKIALVLYACSWPILLNTIAGVKGVDPLLIRSARSMGLNHLRLFQKVILPAAVPTIFTGVRLAGAYSILVLVAAEMVGAKAGLGYLINYAQYNFAIADMYSGIITISAIGLVVNQLLVALERRFSTWRVDVSAG; encoded by the coding sequence TTGGTTGACATCGCCGAACGTCCCACCCGGCTGGCGGCCGCACCCGCCGTGCCCCCAGCGGCCGTCGACGCCACCCGGCCCGCCCTCGCCGGTCGCCTGCTCGGCGTCGGTGGGAAGGTGCTGCACCGCACGGTCGCGATCGCCGCGCTGGCCGCCACCTGGGAGGGCGCACCCCGGCTCGGGCTGGTGGACCGGGTCTTCCTGCCCCCGCTGTCGGAGGTGCTGGTGGCCTGGTGGGAGCTGCTGCGCAGCGGGCAGCTCGCCGAGCACGTCGGTGCGAGCCTCACCCGGTCACTGGCCGGGCTCGGCCTGGCGGTGCTCACCGCCATCCCGCTCGGCCTGCTGATCGGCTGGTACCGGCCACTCGCCGAGCTGCTCAGCCCTCTGCTGGAGGTCTTCCGCAACACCGCCGCGCTGGCCCTGCTGCCGGTGTTCGTGCTCATCCTCGGCCTGGGGGAGACCTCCAAGATCGCCCTGGTGCTGTACGCGTGCTCCTGGCCGATCCTGCTGAACACCATCGCCGGGGTGAAGGGGGTCGACCCGCTGCTGATCCGGTCGGCCCGCTCGATGGGGCTCAACCACCTGCGGCTGTTCCAGAAGGTGATCCTGCCGGCCGCGGTGCCGACGATCTTCACCGGCGTCCGGCTGGCCGGGGCGTACTCGATTCTCGTGCTGGTCGCGGCCGAGATGGTCGGCGCGAAGGCCGGCCTCGGCTACCTCATCAACTACGCGCAGTACAACTTCGCGATCGCCGACATGTACTCCGGGATCATCACGATCTCCGCCATCGGCCTGGTCGTCAACCAGCTCCTCGTCGCCCTCGAACGTCGCTTCTCCACGTGGCGCGTCGACGTATCCGCCGGATAG
- a CDS encoding sensor histidine kinase has translation MALGVFGLTIGLALGGVVLLGALGFVLQRTVDTEAFRTADAVALLAAEDALPDPLPVAGGQVRVQVVDAQGRIRAASIDADRLVPMVRPERLDRDRRQRLDVPAERVGLAGPVRVVTVPAGTAADPLTVLVARSMADVRHSAHVVRTILLVAFPLLVAVLAAVAWRVVGATLRPVEALRRGAEEITGRAGAGRLPVPASADEIHRLAVTLNGMLDRLESARIRQRAFVSDAAHELRSPLTNIRTELEVAQRLADRTDWTAVTTNLLTDTERLSRLVDDLLLLARLDEAPPTRGVGPVELGALLAEVAARYPSPPVRLTPPPGPLWTTGNADELRRVLANLVDNAVRHAYGSVVLAAEAASTDGRGSGAYHLVTVTDDGPGIPVADRERVFDRFTRLDDGRARDDGGAGLGLAIVRELVRRAGGSISLTDAPEQCGLRVCLLLPAFPGEDGPGPQIDGP, from the coding sequence ATGGCGCTCGGAGTCTTCGGCCTCACCATCGGGCTCGCCCTGGGCGGGGTGGTGCTGCTCGGCGCGCTCGGCTTCGTGCTCCAGCGGACGGTCGACACCGAGGCGTTCCGGACCGCCGACGCGGTCGCCCTGCTCGCCGCCGAGGACGCGCTGCCCGACCCGCTGCCGGTGGCCGGTGGCCAGGTGCGCGTCCAGGTCGTCGACGCGCAGGGGCGGATCAGGGCCGCCTCGATCGACGCCGACCGGCTGGTGCCGATGGTCCGCCCGGAGCGGCTGGACCGGGACCGCCGCCAGCGCCTGGACGTGCCGGCCGAGCGGGTCGGGCTCGCCGGTCCGGTCCGGGTGGTCACCGTTCCCGCCGGCACCGCGGCCGACCCGCTCACCGTGCTGGTCGCCCGCTCGATGGCCGACGTGCGGCACAGCGCGCACGTCGTCCGGACCATCCTGCTGGTGGCGTTCCCCCTGTTGGTGGCCGTGCTGGCCGCCGTGGCGTGGCGGGTGGTGGGCGCGACCCTGCGCCCGGTCGAGGCGCTCCGCCGAGGCGCCGAGGAGATCACCGGGCGGGCCGGCGCCGGCCGGTTGCCGGTGCCCGCGTCGGCCGACGAGATCCACCGGTTGGCGGTCACCCTCAACGGCATGCTGGACCGGCTGGAATCGGCCCGGATCCGCCAGCGGGCGTTCGTCTCCGACGCCGCACACGAGCTGCGCAGTCCGTTGACCAACATCCGGACCGAGCTGGAGGTGGCCCAGCGTCTCGCCGACCGGACGGACTGGACGGCCGTCACCACCAACCTGCTCACCGACACCGAGCGACTGAGCCGGCTGGTCGACGACCTCCTGCTGCTGGCCCGCCTGGACGAAGCGCCACCGACCCGGGGCGTCGGCCCGGTGGAGTTGGGCGCGCTGCTGGCCGAGGTCGCCGCCCGTTACCCGTCGCCGCCGGTTCGGTTGACGCCGCCGCCGGGCCCGCTCTGGACGACCGGCAACGCCGACGAGTTGCGGCGCGTGCTGGCCAACCTGGTCGACAACGCGGTCCGGCACGCGTACGGCAGTGTGGTGCTCGCCGCCGAGGCGGCGTCGACGGACGGGCGTGGCTCCGGGGCGTACCACCTGGTGACGGTGACCGACGACGGCCCGGGGATCCCGGTCGCGGACCGGGAGCGGGTCTTTGATCGGTTTACCCGGCTGGATGACGGACGGGCCCGCGACGACGGGGGCGCCGGCCTGGGGCTGGCCATCGTCCGGGAGTTGGTGCGACGTGCGGGCGGCAGCATCAGCCTGACCGACGCGCCGGAGCAGTGCGGGCTGCGAGTGTGTCTGCTGCTGCCGGCGTTTCCGGGCGAGGACGGCCCTGGGCCACAGATTGACGGTCCGTGA
- a CDS encoding ABC transporter substrate-binding protein — translation MSPPRRAILRTLGAVAALTLLTGTAACGADAAAGGGQTTELRYQGSVGQVTLPELAADLGYLGDVRLNWIGNVTGGPQDIQATATGQSDFGGAFNGAIVKLAAANAPITAVVSYYGSDAQTFQGYYVLDDSPIRNPRDLIGKKVGMNTLGAHAEAVLKTWLARGGLTPAETRQVELVALPPVNTEQSLRQKQIDVAVLGGVIRDKAVASGGIRTIFTDYELLGAFSGGTYVFRDDFIKRNPETVRTFVTGVGKAIEWARTQSRETVVTRMRDIIGKRGRNEDPSLVTYWKSSGVAGRGGVIGEQEFGTWIDWLASEGELRGDRPKAADIYTNRFNPFVDGGGA, via the coding sequence ATGTCCCCACCTCGTCGCGCCATCCTGCGTACCCTCGGCGCCGTCGCCGCCCTGACCCTGCTGACCGGCACGGCCGCCTGCGGCGCCGACGCCGCAGCCGGCGGCGGCCAGACCACCGAGCTGCGCTACCAGGGCTCCGTCGGCCAGGTCACCCTCCCCGAACTCGCCGCCGACCTCGGCTACCTCGGCGACGTCAGACTCAACTGGATCGGCAACGTCACCGGCGGCCCGCAGGACATCCAGGCAACCGCCACCGGGCAGAGCGACTTCGGCGGCGCGTTCAACGGCGCCATCGTCAAACTCGCCGCCGCCAACGCACCGATCACGGCCGTGGTCAGCTACTACGGCTCCGACGCGCAGACCTTCCAGGGCTACTACGTGCTCGACGACAGCCCGATCCGCAACCCTCGCGACCTGATCGGCAAGAAGGTCGGCATGAACACCCTCGGCGCACACGCCGAAGCCGTGCTCAAGACCTGGCTCGCCCGCGGCGGGCTCACCCCCGCCGAGACCAGGCAGGTCGAGCTGGTCGCCCTACCCCCGGTCAACACCGAGCAGTCGCTGCGGCAGAAGCAGATCGACGTCGCGGTGCTCGGCGGGGTGATCCGGGACAAGGCCGTCGCCAGCGGCGGCATCCGCACCATCTTCACCGACTACGAGCTGCTCGGCGCGTTCAGCGGCGGCACGTACGTCTTCCGCGACGACTTCATCAAGCGCAACCCGGAGACTGTCAGGACCTTCGTCACCGGGGTCGGCAAGGCCATCGAGTGGGCCCGCACCCAGTCCCGGGAGACGGTGGTGACCCGGATGCGGGACATCATCGGCAAACGAGGCCGCAACGAGGACCCGTCGCTGGTCACGTACTGGAAGAGCAGCGGCGTCGCCGGTCGGGGCGGCGTGATCGGCGAGCAGGAGTTCGGCACCTGGATCGACTGGCTCGCATCCGAGGGCGAGCTCAGGGGCGACCGGCCGAAGGCCGCCGACATCTACACCAACCGCTTCAACCCCTTCGTGGACGGGGGCGGCGCGTGA
- a CDS encoding LolA family protein, producing MSVLRSRPVLRWLVPATAAVAVIGGGAAIGTFAAEAEPSLPPRTAAQLLVDLQTSRLEGLSGTVVQRADLGLPPLVGLVSGNELTTMLTGTHTLRVWYSGPDQQRVALLDTLGEQDVIRNGRDVWTWQSRSNTAKHLTLGGDAGKPVPDAAATMPATPQQAADLALGAIDPSTEVSVGRSATVAGQDAYELVLQPRDKDSLVHQVRIAIDAKQHVPLRFEVLAKGSDRPAFEMAFTQVDYRRPDADQFTFNPPPGVTVTEEKAERPAAGPGAGKPGHVAPSGDPQVRTVGSGWTTVLVGRLDGLEDGPKTSAKPATPPAGSPDVDMSKLLGGLPAVSGDWGSGRLFSSKLFSVLLTDDGRVLAGAVTPERLYQAARG from the coding sequence ATGTCCGTTCTGAGAAGCCGTCCCGTCCTTCGTTGGCTGGTCCCGGCCACTGCTGCCGTCGCCGTCATCGGCGGGGGCGCGGCGATCGGCACGTTCGCCGCCGAGGCGGAGCCGAGCCTGCCACCGCGTACCGCGGCCCAGCTTCTGGTCGATCTGCAGACCTCCCGGCTGGAAGGGCTGTCCGGGACCGTCGTGCAGCGCGCCGATCTCGGCCTGCCGCCTCTCGTCGGGCTGGTCTCCGGCAACGAGCTGACCACCATGCTGACCGGCACGCACACCCTGCGGGTCTGGTATTCCGGCCCGGATCAGCAGCGGGTCGCGCTGTTGGACACCCTGGGCGAGCAGGACGTGATCCGCAACGGCCGGGACGTCTGGACCTGGCAGAGTCGCAGCAACACCGCCAAGCACCTCACACTGGGCGGCGACGCCGGAAAGCCGGTCCCCGACGCGGCGGCGACCATGCCGGCCACCCCGCAGCAGGCCGCCGACCTGGCGTTGGGCGCGATCGACCCGAGCACCGAGGTCAGCGTCGGCCGGTCGGCCACGGTCGCCGGCCAGGACGCCTACGAGTTGGTGCTCCAGCCGCGCGACAAGGACTCACTGGTGCACCAGGTGCGGATCGCCATCGACGCCAAGCAGCACGTGCCGCTGCGCTTCGAGGTGCTCGCGAAGGGCAGCGACCGGCCGGCGTTCGAGATGGCCTTCACCCAGGTCGACTACCGCCGCCCGGACGCCGACCAGTTCACGTTCAACCCGCCGCCCGGTGTGACGGTCACCGAGGAGAAGGCGGAGCGGCCGGCCGCCGGCCCGGGTGCCGGCAAGCCTGGCCACGTCGCACCCTCGGGTGACCCGCAGGTGCGTACGGTGGGCTCCGGCTGGACGACCGTGCTGGTCGGCCGCCTCGACGGGCTCGAAGACGGCCCCAAGACCTCCGCGAAGCCGGCTACGCCACCGGCCGGCTCGCCGGACGTGGACATGTCGAAGCTGCTCGGTGGGCTGCCGGCGGTCAGCGGTGACTGGGGCAGCGGTCGGCTCTTCAGCAGCAAGCTGTTCAGCGTGCTGCTCACCGATGACGGCCGGGTGCTCGCCGGAGCCGTCACCCCGGAGCGGCTCTACCAGGCCGCGCGCGGCTGA
- a CDS encoding SGNH/GDSL hydrolase family protein produces the protein MILRTGQRVVFIGDSITDCGRRDVAAPYGSGYVSLVRALVDARHPELELEWVNRGVGGDTVRDLAARWDDDAIGERPDWLAVLIGINDIWRHYGDRPDEAVGIEEYERTLRDLLRRAVAATGCRLILGDPFFIEADRSVPQRADTDRYAAVVAGLATEFDAVHVANQAAFDRVLAVSPSTRWADDRVHPHLPGHAVLADAYLTALGVTSAR, from the coding sequence ATGATCCTGCGGACCGGGCAACGGGTGGTCTTCATCGGGGACAGCATCACCGATTGTGGTCGACGCGACGTCGCCGCGCCCTACGGCAGCGGATACGTGAGCCTCGTGCGCGCCTTGGTCGACGCACGGCACCCCGAGTTGGAGTTGGAGTGGGTCAACCGGGGTGTGGGCGGCGACACGGTGCGGGACCTGGCCGCCCGGTGGGACGACGACGCCATCGGCGAGCGCCCCGACTGGCTCGCGGTGCTGATCGGCATCAACGACATCTGGCGGCACTACGGTGACCGGCCGGATGAGGCAGTCGGCATCGAGGAGTACGAGCGCACCCTGCGTGACCTGCTTCGACGGGCGGTTGCCGCCACCGGCTGCCGACTGATCCTCGGTGACCCGTTCTTCATCGAGGCGGACCGGAGCGTCCCGCAACGCGCAGACACGGACCGGTACGCGGCGGTCGTGGCGGGGCTGGCCACCGAGTTCGACGCGGTGCACGTGGCCAACCAGGCGGCGTTCGACCGGGTGCTGGCGGTGAGCCCGTCGACGCGCTGGGCCGACGACCGGGTCCACCCGCACCTGCCCGGCCACGCGGTCCTCGCCGACGCCTACCTCACCGCACTCGGCGTGACCTCCGCCCGCTGA
- a CDS encoding tetratricopeptide repeat protein, with the protein MSSGFGELTDQAHHLVSAGDLAGAQQLLSDALTDADPRPANATGELAEAASLQARVLVALGEPHSARGWAAFAYAATTRLHGRSDPRTVAAAATLAAVLHRVGSHSRAARLYQEVIIELTAQDGPESLRVLAAHADLATVEYARGQCTVARDRLQDAWELHREVYGDGHPSGIKMLARLGAMQRDCGQFAEAHDNLALARELCRQHLPADDPLAAQVATLARAAANPDHACAEAPPTARDTPVVPAARVPPHRDDPGDSDYDPPAPPPHHTGAAGGGSVPNPRVPADEPVGPAGTRWPPEPTGESSSYTTDTPVPPSVVGLAGGTEEQSGVYRLRRADAHPPSDPYEPSDPYAPLEPYTPSRLLPVPVHRVPSAQRKRLVPVLVAGVVVVLLGAAAVIAGVAQVDGDDEPAPPPASGSPSATSQASTASPASTAPASTGTPPPSAGPAAPPGSPPGAVTLRDSRDSIALNWTYPAGSEGPVVIAGGRTGQDRNVFATLPAGTTSYVIYALNRTNDWCFTVAVVWSTDTVASSEQVCTRRR; encoded by the coding sequence GTGTCTTCCGGCTTCGGCGAACTGACTGATCAGGCGCACCACCTCGTGTCGGCCGGTGATCTGGCCGGCGCGCAGCAGTTGCTCTCCGACGCGCTCACCGACGCCGACCCCCGCCCGGCCAACGCCACCGGCGAGCTGGCCGAGGCGGCCAGCCTCCAGGCGCGGGTGCTGGTGGCTCTCGGTGAGCCGCACTCGGCCCGGGGGTGGGCCGCGTTCGCGTACGCGGCCACCACCCGACTGCACGGCCGCTCCGACCCGCGCACCGTGGCCGCCGCGGCGACCCTGGCCGCAGTGCTGCACCGGGTCGGCAGCCATTCGAGGGCCGCCCGGCTCTACCAGGAAGTCATCATCGAGCTGACCGCACAGGACGGTCCGGAGTCGCTGCGGGTGCTCGCGGCGCACGCCGACCTGGCCACCGTCGAGTACGCCCGCGGGCAGTGCACGGTGGCCCGTGACCGGCTCCAGGATGCCTGGGAGCTGCACCGCGAGGTGTACGGCGACGGGCACCCCAGCGGCATCAAGATGCTGGCGCGGCTCGGGGCGATGCAGCGGGACTGCGGGCAGTTCGCCGAGGCGCACGACAACCTGGCGCTGGCCCGCGAGCTGTGCCGGCAGCACCTGCCCGCCGACGACCCGCTGGCGGCACAGGTGGCGACGCTGGCCCGGGCGGCGGCCAACCCCGACCATGCCTGCGCCGAGGCCCCGCCCACGGCCCGGGACACCCCGGTGGTGCCGGCAGCTCGTGTCCCTCCGCACCGCGACGACCCGGGCGACTCCGACTACGACCCGCCCGCGCCTCCCCCGCACCACACCGGGGCGGCGGGCGGCGGATCCGTTCCGAACCCCCGGGTGCCTGCCGACGAACCGGTCGGGCCGGCGGGCACCAGATGGCCACCCGAGCCGACGGGCGAATCCTCGTCGTACACCACCGACACCCCGGTGCCCCCGTCCGTGGTCGGGCTGGCCGGCGGCACGGAGGAGCAGTCCGGGGTGTACAGGCTGCGCCGGGCCGACGCGCACCCGCCGTCCGACCCGTACGAGCCGTCCGACCCGTACGCGCCACTTGAGCCGTACACACCGTCCCGGCTGCTGCCGGTGCCCGTGCACCGGGTGCCGTCGGCGCAGCGCAAGCGGCTGGTGCCGGTGCTGGTGGCTGGCGTGGTCGTGGTCCTGCTCGGCGCCGCCGCCGTGATCGCCGGGGTGGCCCAGGTCGACGGCGACGACGAGCCGGCCCCGCCCCCGGCGAGCGGCTCCCCCAGCGCCACCTCACAGGCCAGCACCGCCTCACCGGCCAGCACCGCGCCCGCCTCCACCGGCACCCCGCCGCCGTCGGCTGGCCCCGCGGCACCGCCCGGCAGCCCGCCCGGCGCGGTGACGCTGCGCGACAGCCGGGACAGCATCGCGCTGAACTGGACCTACCCTGCCGGCAGCGAGGGCCCGGTGGTCATCGCGGGTGGCCGGACCGGCCAGGACCGCAACGTCTTCGCGACCCTGCCCGCCGGCACCACCAGCTACGTCATCTACGCGCTCAACCGCACCAACGACTGGTGCTTCACGGTCGCCGTCGTCTGGTCCACCGACACCGTCGCCAGCTCAGAGCAGGTCTGCACCCGCCGCCGCTGA